The proteins below are encoded in one region of Populus alba chromosome 2, ASM523922v2, whole genome shotgun sequence:
- the LOC118057799 gene encoding CAAX prenyl protease 1 homolog → MAFPYMEAVVGFMILMYFFETYLDLRQHAALKLPSLPKTLEGVISQEKFEKSRAYSLDKSYFNFVHEFVTILLESAILFYAMLPWFWKKSGSFLVLVGLDEENEIFHTLAFLAGVMIWSQITDLPFSLYSTFVIEARHGFNKQTTWMFFRDLFKGICLSILLGPPIVSAIILIVQKGGPYLAIYLWAFMFVLSLVMMTLYPVLIAPLFNKFTPLPEGELREKIEKLAYSLKFPLKKLFVVDGSTRSSHSNAYMYGFFKNKRIVLYDTLIQQCKNDEEIVAVIAHELGHWKLNHTMYSFIAVQILTLLQFGGYTLVRNSTDLFRSFGFDTQPVLIGLIIFQHTVIPLQHLVSFGLNLVSRAFEFQADAFAKKLGYGSALRAGLVKLQEENLSSMNTDPWYSAYHYSHPPLVERLAAIDEPDKKAD, encoded by the exons ATGGCGTTTCCTTACATGGAAGCTGTAGTTG GTTTTATGATACTCATGTATTTCTTTGAAACGTATTTGGATTTGCGACAACATGCTGCTTTGAAACTGCCATCTCTCCCAAAAACTCTGGAAGGAGTAATCAGTCAAGAGAAGTTTGAAAAATCTCGAGCTTATAGTCTTGATAAAAG CTACTTCAATTTTGTTCATGAATTTGTTACTATACTTTTGGAATCAGCAATTTTGTTCTATGCAATGTTGCCTTGGTTTTGGAAG AAATCTGGAAGCTTTCTGGTGTTGGTTGGTCTCGATGAGGAGAATGAAATATTCCACACCCTTGCTTTTTTGGCTGGTGTTATGATATGGTCACAG ATTACAGATTTGCCATTCTCTCTCTATTCAACTTTTGTGATCGAGGCCCGCCATGGTTTCAATAAG CAAACAACATGGATGTTCTTTAGAGATCTATTCAAGGGAATTTGCCTTTCCATTCTACTTGGCCCACCAATTGTTTCagcaattattttaatagtacaG AAAGGAGGCCCTTACCTGGCCATTTATCTATGGGCATTCATGTTTGTGCTTTCTCTCGTGATGATGACACTCTACCCAGTTTTAATAGCCCCACTTTTCAACAAGTTTACCCCT CTTCCAGAAGGAGAGCTCAGGGAGAAAATCGAGAAACTTGCTTACTCTCTCAAGTTTCCTTTAAAGAAGTTGTTTGTTGTAGATGGATCCACAAGGTCAAGCCATAGCAAT GCCTATATGTATGGATTCTTTAAGAACAAGCGTATTGTCCTTTACGACACATTGATTCAGCAG TgcaaaaatgatgaagaaattgTAGCTGTTATTGCCCATGAACTGGGGCATTGGAAACTCAATCATACAATGTACTCATTTATTGCTGTGCAG ATTCTTACTCTATTACAATTTGGAGGATACACTCTTGTGAGGAACTCAACTGATCTCTTTCGAAGTTTTGGGTTTGATACACAGCCAGTACTCATTGGACTTATCATATTTCAG CATACAGTAATACCTCTCCAACACCTTGTAAGCTTTGGTCTTAATCTAGTGAGTCGAGCTTTTGAATTTCAG GCTGATGCTTTTGCAAAAAAGCTTGGTTATGGCTCTGCTCTTCGGGCTGGTCTTGTGAAACTACAG GAAGAAAATTTGTCATCTATGAATACAGATCCTTGGTACTCAGCATATCACTATTCCCATCCTCCTCTTGTTGAAAGACTGGCAGCAATTGATGAACCAGATAAGAAGGCTGACTAA
- the LOC118057798 gene encoding protein BPS1, chloroplastic has product MSRPQEPHRPFFPFGNPFRMLSSKGSQLSPRLLSLLNAFEDALAARLRKLNPKDKYDVLSLAWMKLAMESLCETHTDIKTLTTELDLPVTDWDEKWMDVYLDISVKLLDICVAFSSELLRLNQGHLMLQCALHNLESNTSEKLVRARSSIDSWRQHIGSKNPRLENCKSILDGLVDSLSLPKVKNSAKGKVLMQAMYGVKIHTVFVCSVFAAVFSGNSKNLLDLDVANTTMWVQAFSDLQTNVNGGIRDIFSQGKFTALKELDEVDTAVKNLYPMIQDGMRPIEAEAFSNCFSDLGRRAEKLSQGLDFLTKVVDGFFKIVLSGRDALLCNLRVSDTVADPFPGSNGEQFVR; this is encoded by the coding sequence atgagTCGACCACAAGAGCCACACCGCCCTTTCTTCCCATTCGGAAATCCTTTCAGGATGCTATCTTCAAAGGGTTCTCAATTGTCCCCAAGGCTTCTTTCTCTATTAAATGCTTTTGAGGATGCTTTGGCAGCAAGGTTGCGGAAACTGAATCCTAAAGACAAGTATGATGTTCTTAGCTTGGCATGGATGAAATTGGCAATGGAGTCACTCTGTGAGACTCATACTGACATAAAAACCCTCACCACCGAACTTGATCTCCCTGTGACTGACTGGGATGAGAAGTGGATGGATGTGTACTTGGACATCAGTGTGAAATTGCTTGATATTTGTGTTGCTTTTAGTTCTGAGCTCTTGCGCCTGAACCAAGGTCATCTCATGCTTCAATGTGCCCTGCATAATTTGGAGTCCAACACTTCAGAGAAGCTTGTGCGGGCACGTTCTTCTATAGATAGCTGGAGACAGCACATTGGCTCAAAGAACCCTAGACTGGAAAACTGTAAATCCATCCTGGATGGTCTTGTGGATTCACTGAGTCTGCCAAAGGTTAAGAACTCAGCCAAAGGAAAGGTGTTGATGCAAGCTATGTATGGAGTTAAGATACATACAGTGTTTGTATGTAGCGTCTTTGCTGCTGTGTTTTCAGGTAATTCAAAGAATCTGTTAGATTTGGATGTTGCCAACACAACAATGTGGGTGCAAGCTTTTTCTGATTTGCAAACTAATGTAAATGGAGGAATTAGAGATATATTTTCTCAAGGGAAATTTACTGCCTTGAAAGAATTAGATGAAGTTGATACAGCTGTGAAGAATTTATATCCCATGATCCAAGATGGTATGAGGCCTATTGAAGCTGAAGCATTCAGTAATTGTTTTTCAGATTTGGGGAGGAGAGCAGAAAAACTTTCCCAAGGGCTAGATTTTCTTACTAAGGTAGTAGATggctttttcaaaatagttttaagTGGGCGTGATGCTTTGCTTTGTAACCTGAGAGTGTCTGATACTGTTGCTGACCCATTCCCAGGGAGCAATGGGGAACAGTTTGTAAGATAG